One Thalassotalea atypica DNA window includes the following coding sequences:
- the flgF gene encoding flagellar basal-body rod protein FlgF: MDKMLYVAMSGAKQNMHALSVTANNLANAKTTGFKADLAQARTMQAFGEGMPTRVFAMTERASQNFDSGSLLSTGRDLDIAIEGDGWFAVQTADGSEAYTRAGHLKLTDTGALETNNGDLVLGESGPIFLPLPVRNIQISQDGSIMVQPEGAPSTIQDEVARLKLVRPDVTMIEKSNDGLYRRKDGANEPADITVKVQSGMLESSNVSPVNEMTDMIAMQRQFEMHLKLMKTAEEMDERGSALLRAY; the protein is encoded by the coding sequence ATGGATAAGATGCTCTATGTTGCGATGAGTGGTGCTAAGCAAAACATGCATGCCTTATCAGTGACAGCAAACAACTTAGCCAACGCCAAAACTACGGGTTTTAAAGCCGATTTAGCGCAGGCGAGAACCATGCAGGCCTTCGGCGAAGGCATGCCAACCCGTGTGTTTGCTATGACTGAACGTGCCAGCCAAAATTTTGACAGCGGTTCACTCTTGTCCACCGGTCGAGATCTAGATATTGCCATAGAAGGTGATGGTTGGTTTGCCGTGCAAACTGCTGATGGTAGTGAAGCATATACCCGAGCGGGTCACTTAAAACTTACAGATACCGGCGCATTAGAAACCAATAACGGCGATTTAGTCTTAGGTGAAAGTGGACCTATATTTTTGCCGTTGCCAGTTAGAAATATTCAAATATCACAAGACGGTAGCATCATGGTCCAGCCTGAAGGGGCCCCATCAACCATACAAGATGAGGTTGCGCGACTTAAGTTGGTGAGACCAGACGTTACAATGATTGAAAAAAGCAACGATGGCTTATATCGGCGAAAAGATGGTGCGAATGAACCCGCAGACATCACAGTTAAAGTACAAAGTGGCATGCTTGAATCAAGCAATGTTAGTCCTGTCAACGAAATGACCGATATGATAGCCATGCAACGACAATTTGAAATGCATCTAAAGCTAATGAAAACAGCTGAAGAGATGGATGAACGTGGCTCTGCATTATTGCGTGCATACTAA
- the flgG gene encoding flagellar basal-body rod protein FlgG — MNPALWISKTGLDAQTKDIAVISNNLANASTVGFKKSRAVFEDLLYQNINQPGGRTSQDTEAPSGLMLGAGTKVVATQKIHSQGDMVTTDNQLDLMIQGEGFFEILLPDGSSSYTRNGQFTMDEEGNVVTPGAGYQLQPQITIPEDATSINVSQDGEVSVRIQGQAENAVVGQINTVNFVNPTGLEPVGQNLFVETAVSGAPQEGTPGLEGYGMLVQGALETSNVNTTEELVNLIESQRIYEMNSKVISAVDQMLSYINQQL, encoded by the coding sequence ATGAACCCAGCATTATGGATCAGTAAAACAGGCTTAGATGCACAAACAAAAGACATTGCAGTTATTTCAAATAACTTAGCGAATGCGAGTACGGTTGGCTTTAAGAAAAGCCGAGCTGTATTTGAAGATTTACTTTATCAAAACATTAATCAGCCTGGCGGGCGCACGTCTCAAGATACCGAAGCTCCATCAGGTTTAATGTTAGGTGCAGGTACCAAAGTAGTTGCGACGCAAAAAATTCACAGTCAAGGTGATATGGTCACTACGGACAATCAGCTTGATTTAATGATTCAAGGTGAGGGATTTTTTGAAATCCTTTTACCTGATGGTTCATCATCGTATACGCGTAATGGTCAGTTCACTATGGATGAAGAGGGTAACGTAGTTACCCCAGGTGCAGGTTACCAATTGCAGCCACAAATCACTATTCCGGAAGACGCAACATCTATTAACGTTTCTCAAGACGGCGAAGTGTCCGTTCGTATTCAAGGGCAAGCTGAAAATGCGGTCGTTGGGCAAATCAATACGGTTAATTTTGTTAATCCAACGGGTTTAGAGCCTGTTGGACAAAACTTATTTGTTGAAACAGCCGTTTCAGGAGCACCACAAGAGGGAACGCCTGGGCTTGAAGGATACGGGATGTTAGTTCAAGGCGCGTTAGAAACATCAAACGTAAACACTACGGAAGAATTGGTTAACTTAATTGAATCTCAGCGTATTTATGAAATGAATTCAAAAGTGATTTCAGCTGTAGATCAAATGTTAAGTTACATTAACCAACAACTTTAG
- the flgH gene encoding flagellar basal body L-ring protein FlgH — protein MNKLISSLFIASVLCGCASPQQAKILPDDPDFAPILPEAEEDSVIPTGSLFKVNYVNNIYSDSKAHRVGDIISVVLSESTQAKKNAKTELKKENSANLQPITGFGGTPINFKGDSIQFGLDQESDFKGDSKSDQGNSLSGNISVHVLRVLPNGNLMIRGEKWMTLNNGDEYIRLTGIIRPLDIKSDNTILSQKIANARIQYAGTGTFADVQEQGWLTKFFNSSWWPL, from the coding sequence ATGAACAAACTCATCTCAAGCTTATTTATTGCATCTGTGCTTTGTGGTTGCGCTTCGCCTCAACAAGCGAAAATTTTACCTGATGATCCTGATTTTGCGCCTATTTTGCCTGAAGCTGAAGAAGACTCAGTGATTCCAACGGGTTCTCTATTTAAAGTTAACTACGTTAATAATATTTATTCAGACTCTAAAGCACATCGAGTTGGCGACATAATTTCAGTGGTGCTAAGTGAAAGCACACAGGCAAAGAAAAATGCTAAAACAGAACTGAAAAAAGAAAACAGTGCCAACTTACAGCCAATCACAGGCTTTGGTGGTACTCCAATAAACTTCAAAGGTGACTCAATACAATTTGGTTTAGACCAAGAGTCTGATTTTAAAGGTGATTCAAAATCAGATCAGGGTAATAGTTTAAGCGGTAACATTTCTGTTCACGTGTTACGCGTTTTACCTAACGGTAATTTAATGATCCGTGGTGAGAAATGGATGACGTTGAACAACGGTGATGAGTACATCAGACTCACCGGTATTATCAGACCGTTAGACATTAAATCGGATAATACGATTTTGTCACAAAAAATTGCTAATGCACGCATTCAGTATGCCGGTACAGGAACTTTTGCTGACGTTCAAGAACAAGGCTGGTTGACTAAGTTTTTTAACAGCTCTTGGTGGCCGTTGTAG
- a CDS encoding flagellar basal body P-ring protein FlgI: protein MLVKSLLISVSITLLCLSNSALAQRVKDLADVQGVRSNQLIGYGLVVGLPGTGEQSPFTEQSFKTMLSNFGITMPQNLKPKIKNVAAVAVHAELPAFAKPGQKIDITVSSMGSAQSLRGGTLLQTILMGLDGNAYAVAQGSLVVSGLGAEGLDGSKIVVNTPTVGRIPNGAMVEREVKSPFTSGDHITLNLRSSDFTTAKRLADTINDFVAGTARAVDATSIKVSAPRDASDRVSFLSMLENLEFEPDTPSAKVIVNSRTGTIVIGSEVRLLAAAITHGGITVTINEQQDVSQPDAFAEGDTVLTNNSVVDVNQNDSRMFVFNPGVTLDTLVRAINDVGAGPGDVMAILEALEQAGALRGELIII from the coding sequence ATGTTAGTAAAATCATTACTAATCTCGGTATCTATAACTTTACTGTGTCTCTCAAATTCTGCATTAGCACAACGAGTTAAAGACTTGGCAGATGTACAAGGTGTGCGTTCAAACCAACTTATCGGTTACGGTCTCGTGGTAGGCTTGCCGGGCACAGGTGAGCAAAGTCCTTTTACTGAGCAAAGCTTTAAAACCATGCTCAGCAATTTCGGCATTACTATGCCGCAAAATTTAAAGCCAAAAATCAAAAACGTTGCTGCTGTTGCCGTTCATGCTGAATTACCCGCATTTGCAAAACCAGGTCAAAAAATCGATATCACGGTTTCTTCGATGGGCAGTGCACAAAGCTTAAGAGGCGGCACACTATTGCAAACTATTCTGATGGGGCTTGACGGCAATGCTTATGCCGTTGCACAGGGCAGCTTAGTGGTCAGTGGCTTAGGGGCTGAAGGGTTAGATGGCTCTAAAATAGTTGTTAACACGCCTACCGTTGGCCGTATTCCAAATGGTGCTATGGTCGAGCGAGAAGTTAAATCTCCTTTTACAAGTGGTGATCACATCACGTTGAACTTACGCAGCTCTGATTTTACTACCGCAAAACGATTAGCTGATACTATCAATGATTTTGTCGCAGGAACGGCAAGGGCCGTGGACGCAACCTCAATTAAAGTATCTGCGCCAAGAGATGCCTCAGACCGCGTTAGTTTCCTGTCTATGCTCGAGAATCTAGAGTTTGAACCGGATACACCTTCTGCGAAAGTGATTGTAAACTCTCGTACAGGAACCATAGTTATTGGCTCAGAAGTGCGCTTGCTTGCCGCTGCAATTACCCATGGCGGAATTACAGTGACTATTAATGAGCAACAGGATGTGTCACAACCAGATGCATTTGCAGAAGGGGATACAGTATTAACCAATAATTCAGTAGTTGACGTTAACCAAAACGATTCTCGCATGTTTGTATTTAACCCCGGTGTGACATTAGATACCTTGGTCAGAGCCATAAATGATGTGGGGGCGGGACCAGGAGATGTGATGGCCATTCTTGAAGCATTAGAGCAAGCTGGCGCATTGCGCGGTGAGCTGATCATTATTTAA
- the flgJ gene encoding flagellar assembly peptidoglycan hydrolase FlgJ, with amino-acid sequence MDTKLADARNFLDLNGLNSIREQSRGDDKASKDAALKEAAQQFEGIFMQMLLKSMRQAEDVLASDSPFNSQSTKFYRDMQDQQMALEMSTNGTLGLSDLIVRQLGGDDSFTSRSVLRTENNDFSVRNAQVNAKSGELDQLAQQFFNLGQASNNRHQNNSNAVEANEQTKKDVSNSPQYKDPKDFVTALSSSAKNVQQSLGVPFEVVIAQAALETGWGQKIIKNSEGQSSNNLFNIKADQRWGGDKTSKETLEYEQGTLVKKNEPFRVYQTIEDSLSDYVSFLSTGERYQDALSKPDNVEHFLHGLQKAGYATDPNYANKILGTLRKVTSLLSD; translated from the coding sequence ATGGATACTAAATTAGCAGACGCACGCAACTTTCTTGATTTAAACGGTTTAAACTCAATCCGTGAACAATCTCGTGGTGACGATAAGGCATCAAAGGATGCAGCGTTAAAAGAAGCTGCTCAGCAATTTGAAGGTATCTTCATGCAAATGTTGCTCAAAAGTATGCGCCAAGCTGAAGATGTTCTTGCATCAGATAGTCCATTTAATTCACAAAGCACCAAGTTTTACCGCGATATGCAAGATCAACAAATGGCACTTGAAATGTCGACTAACGGCACTTTAGGTTTATCAGACTTAATCGTTCGTCAATTAGGTGGTGATGATAGCTTTACCTCTCGCTCGGTGTTGCGTACTGAGAATAATGATTTTAGTGTTAGAAATGCACAAGTTAATGCGAAAAGCGGTGAGCTGGATCAATTGGCTCAGCAGTTTTTCAATCTCGGACAAGCGTCAAATAATCGTCATCAAAATAACTCAAATGCGGTTGAGGCTAACGAGCAAACCAAAAAAGACGTGTCAAATTCTCCTCAATATAAAGATCCTAAGGATTTTGTCACCGCGCTTTCAAGTTCTGCGAAAAACGTACAGCAATCCCTTGGGGTACCATTTGAGGTTGTAATCGCTCAAGCGGCCTTAGAAACTGGCTGGGGACAGAAAATTATTAAAAATAGCGAAGGCCAAAGCTCAAATAATTTGTTTAATATTAAAGCCGACCAACGATGGGGAGGCGATAAAACAAGTAAGGAAACACTTGAATATGAGCAAGGCACGTTGGTGAAGAAAAATGAGCCATTTCGAGTATATCAAACCATAGAAGACAGCCTCTCCGACTATGTTTCTTTTTTATCCACTGGTGAGCGTTATCAGGATGCATTATCAAAACCAGACAATGTGGAACACTTTCTGCATGGATTACAGAAAGCAGGTTATGCGACCGATCCCAATTACGCGAATAAAATTTTAGGGACATTACGTAAAGTCACAAGCCTGCTCTCTGACTAA
- the flgK gene encoding flagellar hook-associated protein FlgK gives MSINLYQTGVSGLLAAQQQLATTGHNIANVNTEGYNRQRAEQQAAVGDPFGNNFLGSGTYIQDVTRIYNQFSYKEQLLATSTLGGAESSHESLNQLNEIMSFSGNAVMNSIDRFYQAVNGIADNPSDLGLRSIALTQAEILASDFNSLNENFDQLEKSNNGEIDQIAKQISEISVELAKINEAILQNDSFSTSGQPNDLLDKRDILVTELGQYAKVNTVTDQNGVMTVMIGGGNTLVAGITALTVEVNAGDPDPNQTTLSLVGPNSKVAIDERSIGGSLGAKISFRDNDLMQIRSEINRIAMGISETLNAAQADGLDLNQQQGKNIFTDINAPVLASSRVLELSGNSAGVSAIVNITDITLVPTDEFEIQYDGANYQMTNKRDGTVTNLGAAGSGTYATAFGFEFVETGAAPVAGDAFVIRPTENSASLIAVTLNDGSGIAASAAIEIQPSDNNVSAGKVEITNMSDPVAARAMMPMRVDVLENPPGSGTYTYQLYDNAGVATGPLTSYTPPVPPTAVFDVPALPALPPAAAGTGLFTIEISGTPSGSFPSSPEQFVIADAFGVGNGNNAVTMALTQEAGVLNSGNETFTQSLGISTADVGSKAKSAELVSETAESLHTQAFNRNQATSGVNLDEEAANLMRFQQAYQAASQIISTANTIFDTLLSVAR, from the coding sequence ATGTCTATCAATTTGTACCAAACTGGCGTCAGCGGTTTATTAGCGGCGCAGCAACAGTTGGCTACAACTGGCCACAACATTGCCAATGTAAATACTGAGGGATACAACCGTCAGCGTGCTGAGCAACAAGCTGCAGTTGGAGACCCTTTTGGTAACAACTTTCTTGGTTCTGGTACGTACATTCAAGACGTTACGCGCATTTATAATCAATTTTCCTATAAAGAACAGTTGTTAGCTACTAGTACTCTAGGTGGCGCAGAATCATCACATGAAAGCTTAAATCAATTGAATGAAATTATGAGCTTTTCTGGAAATGCGGTGATGAATTCAATTGATCGATTTTATCAAGCCGTTAACGGTATTGCCGACAACCCCAGTGATTTGGGACTACGCAGTATTGCACTAACCCAAGCTGAAATTTTGGCGTCGGATTTTAATTCACTGAACGAAAACTTTGATCAACTAGAAAAATCTAATAACGGTGAAATAGATCAAATTGCTAAGCAAATTTCTGAAATATCGGTTGAGCTGGCTAAGATCAATGAAGCCATATTACAAAACGATAGCTTTTCTACATCAGGTCAACCTAATGACTTGTTAGACAAACGTGACATCTTAGTCACTGAGCTAGGGCAATACGCGAAAGTAAACACGGTTACAGATCAAAATGGCGTTATGACCGTAATGATTGGTGGCGGAAATACGTTAGTTGCAGGCATCACAGCCTTAACTGTAGAAGTTAACGCAGGTGATCCAGATCCTAATCAAACTACATTGTCGCTAGTCGGCCCCAATAGTAAGGTGGCGATCGATGAGCGCTCTATTGGCGGCTCATTAGGCGCCAAAATTTCATTTCGTGACAATGATCTTATGCAGATTCGAAGCGAAATTAATCGTATCGCCATGGGAATCTCTGAAACCTTAAATGCAGCTCAAGCAGATGGCTTAGACCTGAATCAGCAGCAAGGCAAAAACATATTTACTGATATAAATGCGCCGGTATTGGCAAGCTCTCGAGTTTTAGAGCTATCAGGAAATTCCGCTGGTGTCAGTGCGATAGTGAATATTACCGATATTACGTTAGTGCCGACGGATGAATTTGAAATTCAATATGACGGTGCCAACTATCAAATGACAAACAAACGTGATGGCACAGTAACTAACCTAGGCGCTGCAGGCAGCGGTACCTATGCAACGGCATTTGGTTTTGAGTTCGTTGAGACTGGCGCGGCCCCAGTAGCTGGCGATGCTTTTGTCATTCGTCCTACAGAAAACAGTGCATCTTTAATAGCTGTTACCCTTAATGACGGCTCAGGAATTGCGGCAAGTGCAGCCATTGAAATTCAGCCATCAGACAACAATGTTAGTGCGGGTAAAGTTGAAATTACTAATATGTCAGATCCTGTAGCGGCGAGAGCGATGATGCCAATGCGTGTCGATGTGTTGGAAAATCCTCCAGGCTCAGGCACTTACACTTATCAATTGTATGATAATGCGGGGGTAGCAACAGGCCCTCTTACGAGTTACACACCGCCTGTACCGCCAACAGCGGTGTTTGATGTTCCTGCATTACCTGCACTGCCACCAGCAGCAGCAGGCACAGGCCTATTCACCATTGAAATTTCCGGTACTCCTTCTGGCTCATTCCCATCATCACCAGAACAATTTGTGATTGCAGATGCATTCGGCGTCGGTAATGGCAACAATGCAGTGACCATGGCACTGACACAAGAAGCAGGTGTACTAAATTCAGGGAACGAAACCTTCACTCAAAGTTTAGGTATCTCCACAGCAGATGTTGGCTCAAAAGCAAAATCTGCAGAGCTTGTTTCAGAAACCGCAGAGTCTTTACATACACAAGCGTTTAATCGAAATCAGGCAACATCTGGGGTTAACCTAGATGAAGAAGCGGCTAATTTAATGCGATTCCAGCAAGCCTATCAGGCGGCGTCTCAAATTATTTCGACAGCCAATACTATATTCGACACGCTACTTTCTGTAGCAAGGTAG
- the flgL gene encoding flagellar hook-associated protein FlgL, giving the protein MRVSTAQFYFQNSLQLSNQQSNVNDQIKYISSGKDVLTAKDDAVAYGTLTGYKSELGNIDKYQRNITQAENRNSLQDTSFDNAERVLQQLKQTFIQANNGTLSDEDLASLGDLILNSQSELLDVANSKDETGGYIFSGYQIDVQPFAIQPDNTVSYQGDSGVRELQIAKNVMVETNQPGDDAFVNVKNALGDFSPIYNTNTSGISVNKAEINNPSLNNVTPGAGYPPNYNFSFTSSTDLTVTDADGDVMFNTTTYTPGQLISLPNGMEVQINGNPLPGDNFDLAPEQNISVFDTVKRAIDWVSVGANPTNSAQHAVDYGEILEQIDASLNHITSRRTEAGVRLQLIENQGDNHQDTVLYLEQGRSNIEDLDFAKAVATFEQSQVALQAAQQTFVQVKNLSLFNYI; this is encoded by the coding sequence ATGCGCGTTTCAACAGCTCAATTTTATTTTCAAAATAGTTTGCAACTGAGTAATCAGCAATCGAATGTGAACGATCAAATAAAGTATATTTCTAGTGGTAAAGACGTGTTGACTGCTAAAGATGATGCTGTTGCTTACGGCACATTGACAGGCTACAAAAGTGAGCTTGGAAATATAGACAAATATCAACGAAATATTACGCAGGCTGAAAATAGAAACAGTTTGCAAGACACCTCTTTCGATAATGCTGAACGAGTTCTTCAGCAACTAAAGCAGACTTTTATTCAGGCAAATAATGGTACATTGTCAGATGAAGACTTAGCGTCATTAGGCGATTTAATTCTGAACAGTCAGAGCGAACTCCTTGATGTAGCGAATTCTAAAGATGAAACAGGCGGTTATATATTCTCTGGTTATCAAATTGATGTGCAGCCATTCGCCATCCAACCAGACAATACTGTCTCTTATCAAGGTGATAGTGGTGTAAGAGAGCTTCAAATCGCTAAAAATGTCATGGTTGAAACAAATCAACCAGGCGATGATGCATTTGTAAATGTTAAAAATGCGCTGGGTGATTTTTCACCAATATACAATACAAATACATCAGGGATTTCAGTTAATAAAGCTGAAATTAATAACCCTAGTTTGAATAATGTTACACCGGGCGCAGGTTATCCGCCTAACTATAATTTTTCTTTCACATCTTCTACAGATTTAACGGTAACAGACGCTGACGGTGACGTCATGTTTAATACCACAACATACACCCCAGGGCAGTTGATTTCCTTACCGAATGGAATGGAAGTTCAAATAAACGGCAACCCATTGCCGGGCGACAACTTTGACCTTGCACCAGAGCAAAATATAAGTGTGTTTGACACTGTTAAGCGTGCAATTGATTGGGTGAGTGTTGGTGCTAATCCTACGAACTCTGCTCAACATGCCGTTGACTACGGTGAAATACTCGAGCAAATAGACGCGTCACTTAACCACATTACGTCTAGAAGAACAGAAGCAGGTGTAAGGCTTCAACTTATTGAAAATCAAGGTGATAATCATCAGGATACGGTGCTTTACCTGGAGCAAGGTCGTTCAAATATTGAAGACTTGGATTTTGCAAAAGCGGTTGCAACCTTTGAGCAATCACAGGTTGCACTACAAGCCGCGCAGCAAACATTTGTTCAAGTGAAAAATTTGAGTTTGTTTAACTATATTTAA
- a CDS encoding flagellin, with translation MALVVNSNIASLNAQRQLSRSTDDLQVNFQRLSSGKRINSAKDDAAGLQISSRLTAQINGLNQAARNANDGISLAQTAEGALDEYTNALQRMRTLAVQASNGSNNTSDRAALQAEYAELASELTRIGQDTEFGGVQLLTGSYDEGFQIGANAGQVISITISQNFNATSIVAGGVGSIGGFSAAQSAIDRMDTALKNVNDVRAELGAKQNRFSSIIRSNTNTAENVSASRSRIEDTDFAHESAALARTTVLQQASSSMLAQANQQPQIALSLLQ, from the coding sequence ATGGCTTTAGTCGTAAACAGTAATATTGCATCTTTGAATGCTCAGCGCCAATTAAGTCGCTCAACAGATGACTTACAGGTTAATTTTCAACGTTTATCATCTGGTAAACGAATCAACAGTGCAAAAGATGATGCAGCGGGCCTGCAGATATCTAGTCGTTTAACTGCACAAATAAATGGTTTAAACCAGGCTGCTCGTAATGCTAATGATGGTATTTCATTGGCTCAAACAGCTGAAGGGGCATTGGACGAATATACTAATGCTTTACAGCGTATGCGTACGCTTGCTGTACAGGCATCTAATGGTTCTAATAATACAAGTGACAGAGCTGCACTGCAGGCTGAGTATGCGGAATTAGCAAGTGAATTAACCCGCATTGGTCAAGATACAGAGTTTGGTGGTGTACAGCTATTGACTGGTAGTTATGATGAAGGATTCCAGATTGGTGCTAATGCTGGCCAAGTCATCTCAATCACGATTTCGCAGAATTTTAATGCTACCTCTATTGTGGCTGGTGGTGTTGGTTCCATTGGTGGATTCTCTGCAGCACAAAGTGCAATTGATCGAATGGATACCGCATTGAAGAATGTAAATGACGTTCGCGCTGAACTTGGTGCGAAACAAAACCGTTTCTCTTCAATTATTCGAAGTAACACAAATACAGCTGAAAATGTTTCAGCATCGCGATCACGTATCGAAGATACAGACTTTGCTCATGAATCCGCAGCGCTTGCAAGAACAACAGTATTGCAACAGGCTTCAAGTTCAATGTTAGCGCAGGCTAATCAGCAGCCGCAAATAGCGTTATCCCTATTACAATAA
- a CDS encoding flagellin gives MALVVNSNIASLNSQRQLARSTEDLSTSYQRLSSGKRINSARDDAAGLQISSRLTAQINGLNQASRNANDAISLAQTAEGALDEYTNTLQRMRTLAVQSSNGSNNTSDRTALQAEYAELESELTRISDDTEFGGVSLLNGSYDEGFQIGANKGQVISITITQNFDAASIVAGGVGSIGGFSAAQSAIDKMDSALAAVNGVRADLGAKQNRFSSIIRSNDNTAENVSASRSRIEDTDFAAESARLARTTVLQQASSSMLAQANQQPQIALSLL, from the coding sequence ATGGCTTTAGTAGTAAATAGTAATATCGCGTCACTTAATTCACAGCGTCAATTAGCTCGTTCTACAGAGGATTTGTCGACAAGTTATCAGCGTTTATCGTCAGGTAAGCGAATCAATAGTGCAAGAGACGATGCTGCGGGTCTACAAATTTCTTCGCGTTTAACCGCTCAAATTAACGGTCTTAACCAAGCAAGTCGTAACGCTAACGATGCGATTTCTTTAGCACAAACTGCTGAAGGTGCATTGGATGAGTATACAAATACACTACAACGTATGCGTACGTTGGCTGTACAGTCATCAAACGGCTCTAACAATACAAGTGACAGAACAGCTCTTCAAGCAGAATACGCAGAGCTAGAAAGTGAGTTAACCCGTATTTCTGATGATACAGAGTTTGGTGGCGTTTCCTTGCTAAATGGTTCTTATGATGAAGGTTTCCAAATCGGTGCCAATAAAGGACAAGTGATTTCAATTACTATTACACAAAACTTTGACGCAGCTTCAATCGTTGCGGGTGGTGTTGGTTCCATTGGTGGATTCTCTGCAGCACAAAGTGCAATTGATAAAATGGACTCAGCATTAGCAGCAGTGAATGGTGTTCGTGCTGATTTAGGTGCTAAGCAAAACCGTTTCTCTTCAATCATTCGTTCAAATGATAACACTGCAGAAAATGTATCGGCGTCTCGTTCACGTATTGAAGATACAGACTTTGCCGCTGAATCAGCTAGACTAGCAAGAACAACAGTATTGCAACAGGCTTCAAGCTCAATGCTAGCACAAGCTAACCAGCAACCACAGATAGCATTATCACTACTATAA
- a CDS encoding flagellar protein FlaG, whose protein sequence is MASSVSIDSSNQLLSEVSSSTGKVLKQPEKIGGDKVYQGGELLPTAEDAGTVSSVDLLDKAVAESSKQENSKKSDSEQLDKAVEIVSEFMNLPMKNVNFLTDDSSAKTVIKVFDSESQELIKQFPSEEVLEIAQRILQIREDVGKKTGILLDEKV, encoded by the coding sequence ATGGCATCGTCAGTATCTATAGACAGTTCCAATCAATTGCTCTCTGAAGTGTCATCTAGCACCGGTAAGGTGTTGAAGCAGCCTGAGAAGATCGGCGGAGATAAAGTCTACCAAGGTGGCGAGTTATTGCCGACAGCCGAAGATGCAGGAACTGTGTCATCAGTTGATTTACTTGATAAAGCAGTTGCAGAGAGCAGTAAGCAAGAAAATTCTAAAAAATCAGACAGTGAGCAGCTTGATAAAGCGGTTGAAATAGTGTCTGAATTCATGAATTTACCGATGAAAAATGTCAACTTCTTGACTGATGATTCATCTGCGAAGACTGTCATCAAAGTGTTTGATTCTGAGAGTCAAGAATTAATCAAACAATTCCCTTCAGAAGAAGTGTTAGAGATAGCACAGCGGATATTGCAGATACGTGAAGATGTCGGCAAGAAAACTGGTATACTTCTTGATGAAAAAGTTTAA